The proteins below are encoded in one region of Oncorhynchus tshawytscha isolate Ot180627B linkage group LG04, Otsh_v2.0, whole genome shotgun sequence:
- the LOC112249474 gene encoding protein atonal homolog 1, which translates to MERGEQSEYPSSLALMDSSDPRAWLAPVQPAGTCAAHAEYLLHSPSSSMSPASGHSPNFRKSSKSPLKVRELCRLKGSVSTEDGRQRAPSKPGNGVQKQRRQAANARERRRMHGLNHAFDELRSVIPAFDDDKKLSKYDTLQMAQIYINALADLLQGPGVDSPKCDLLSAKESPRGSSSSTCRRGSGTGLPVQFNGIPFPFEDGSFSALMEQEIRSPSGTPTSDLESRKDSPRSNRSDGEFSPHSHFSDSDEMQMELQSEDELSELKLPSHHSF; encoded by the coding sequence atggagaggggggagCAGAGCGAGTACCCATCAAGTCTGGCACTCATGGACAGCAGTGACCCACGCGCCTGGCTGGCTCCCGTGCAGCCTGCTGGCACCTGCGCGGCACACGCCGAATACCTGCTGCACTCGCCCAGCTCCAGCATGTCCCCCGCATCCGGTCACAGCCCAAACTTTAGAAAAAGTTCCAAGAGCCCGCTCAAAGTGCGGGAGTTGTGTCGGCTCAAGGGTTCGGTGAGCACCGAGGATGGCAGACAGAGAGCCCCATCCAAACCTGGCAACGGAGTCCAGAAGCAGAGGCGCCAGGCTGCCAATGCGCGGGAGAGAAGACGGATGCATGGACTGAACCATGCCTTTGACGAGCTGCGCAGTGTCATCCCTGCTTTCGACGACGACAAGAAGCTTTCCAAATACGATACCCTGCAGATGGCCCAAATCTACATCAACGCGCTGGCGGATCTGCTGCAGGGTCCCGGTGTTGACTCGCCAAAGTGTGACCTGTTGTCCGCCAAGGAGAGTCCCCGGGGATCCTCCTCATCCACCTGCCGAAGGGGCTCAGGCACGGGGCTACCAGTCCAGTTTAACGGAATCCCATTCCCCTTCGAAGACGGCTCGTTCTCTGCTTTGATGGAGCAGGAGATACGCTCTCCCTCGGGGACACCTACTTCCGACTTGGAGAGCAGAAAAGACTCCCCCCGGTCCAACCGCAGCGACGGAGAGTTCTCCCCGCACTCTCATTTCAGCGACTCAGATGAGATGCAGATGGAGCTCCAGAGCGAAGACGAACTATCTGAACTCAAACTTCCCAGCCATCACTCATTTTGA